One window from the genome of Bacillota bacterium encodes:
- a CDS encoding permease, with protein MAILGWLNDQLLKMEWLSALVKTLVENVLGFDASTRLGGSIHFFVYDTIKILVLLSTLIFGISYIQSFFPPERTRRILSRFTGVGANIVGALMGTVTPFCSCSSIPIFIGFTNAGLPIGVSFSFLISSPLVDLASILLLASVFNWRIAIAYVLVGVLLAVAGGTLISKLKLESYVESFVYRNQAIAVAADEVAEMTSQERLTFAKERVVDIIRRVWFYVLLGVGIGAGIHNWIPEGVITAILGRENAFSVLIATVVGVPMYADIFGTLPIAEALVAKGVGLGTVLSFMMGVTSLSLPSLILLRRLVKPRLLAVFTGIVIVGIVIIGYVFNAVGHWFL; from the coding sequence ATGGCTATCCTTGGCTGGCTGAACGATCAACTTCTGAAGATGGAATGGCTTTCAGCATTAGTTAAGACGTTGGTTGAGAACGTGCTTGGTTTCGATGCTTCCACTAGGCTAGGTGGCAGCATTCATTTTTTTGTCTATGATACAATCAAAATTCTAGTGTTGCTCTCAACCCTGATTTTTGGGATTTCCTATATCCAGAGTTTTTTCCCACCAGAGCGAACCAGGAGGATTCTAAGCAGATTCACTGGGGTGGGGGCCAACATCGTGGGAGCGCTGATGGGAACCGTGACTCCTTTCTGTTCATGCTCTTCTATACCGATTTTTATTGGTTTCACCAATGCGGGGCTGCCGATCGGAGTCTCCTTTTCTTTCTTGATCTCATCACCTCTGGTGGACTTGGCATCAATTCTGCTGTTGGCCAGTGTCTTTAATTGGAGGATAGCCATAGCCTATGTATTGGTCGGTGTGCTTCTGGCTGTCGCCGGCGGCACCCTTATCAGTAAACTTAAGCTGGAAAGCTATGTTGAGTCCTTTGTTTATCGGAACCAGGCGATTGCAGTTGCTGCTGATGAGGTAGCAGAGATGACCAGCCAGGAACGGCTCACGTTTGCCAAGGAGCGGGTAGTGGACATCATCCGTCGGGTTTGGTTTTATGTCCTACTGGGAGTTGGTATTGGCGCAGGTATCCACAATTGGATACCCGAGGGTGTTATTACTGCTATACTAGGAAGAGAAAACGCCTTTTCAGTCTTGATAGCTACCGTTGTAGGTGTGCCGATGTATGCGGATATTTTCGGGACATTACCAATAGCTGAAGCCCTTGTGGCTAAGGGCGTGGGATTAGGCACGGTCTTGTCTTTCATGATGGGGGTTACTAGCTTATCGCTGCCGTCCCTTATTCTCTTAAGAAGACTAGTGAAACCTAGACTCTTAGCGGTTTTCACCGGAATCGTCATAGTCGGGATTGTGATTATAGGGTATGTCTTTAACGCTGTTGGTCATTGGTTTCTGTGA
- the arsM gene encoding arsenite methyltransferase — MMSHEQGGKKEVLDTYRRIARGEQSSCCASGCSCHGSEDQGGLTVAERARQLGYTADDLSKIPQGVNLGLGCGNPLALLSLEEGETVLDLGSGAGLDCFLARQKVGPSGKVIGVDMTPEMVFRARETARQQGYDNVEFRLGEIEYLPVRDESVDVVISNCVINLSPEKEQVFKEIYRVLRAGGRLSISDIVALKPLPRELKDDPAMLSGCVAGAILVDELRQLLHSVGFQHVQMQFPDNSGEIIDSWSPYSLSEYVSPCLIQAVKPKDTGDRKTEN; from the coding sequence ATGATGTCCCACGAACAGGGAGGCAAAAAAGAGGTTCTCGATACCTACAGGCGGATCGCCAGGGGCGAACAGAGTAGCTGCTGCGCAAGTGGATGCAGCTGCCATGGAAGTGAGGATCAGGGAGGGTTGACAGTTGCAGAACGGGCGAGGCAACTAGGTTACACCGCGGATGATCTGAGTAAGATTCCTCAAGGAGTAAATCTAGGTCTAGGATGTGGTAATCCCTTGGCCCTGCTTTCTCTCGAGGAGGGAGAGACGGTTCTAGATTTGGGTAGCGGGGCTGGGTTAGACTGCTTTCTTGCCCGGCAGAAGGTGGGTCCATCCGGTAAGGTAATCGGAGTGGATATGACGCCAGAGATGGTTTTCCGAGCCCGGGAGACGGCAAGGCAACAAGGGTACGATAATGTCGAGTTTCGTTTGGGCGAGATAGAGTATCTGCCGGTCCGTGACGAGTCTGTTGATGTAGTTATTTCCAACTGTGTGATTAACCTTTCCCCGGAGAAAGAGCAAGTATTCAAAGAGATCTATCGGGTTTTGCGGGCCGGCGGTCGACTTAGTATTTCCGATATAGTTGCTCTAAAGCCTTTACCAAGGGAACTCAAAGACGATCCTGCCATGCTCTCGGGTTGTGTGGCTGGTGCCATATTGGTTGATGAACTGCGGCAGCTGCTCCATTCCGTGGGTTTTCAGCATGTCCAGATGCAGTTTCCCGATAACAGTGGAGAGATAATTGACTCATGGTCGCCTTACTCCTTGTCAGAGTATGTCAGCCCCTGTCTAATTCAAGCTGTCAAGCCCAAGGACACCGGGGACCGCAAGACAGAGAACTAA
- a CDS encoding IS3 family transposase has product MKNEMFYHCWWDNVSVEQFIEGLDNYLRWYNEERIKISLGGMSLITYRCSLGLAVWGSTQVQEDIRSPRGSLVCCNHI; this is encoded by the coding sequence ATGAAGAACGAGATGTTCTATCACTGCTGGTGGGACAATGTGTCGGTAGAGCAGTTCATCGAAGGGCTTGATAACTACCTCAGATGGTACAATGAGGAACGCATCAAAATATCACTAGGGGGTATGAGTCTCATCACTTACCGATGCAGCCTCGGGTTGGCGGTATGGGGCAGCACGCAAGTTCAAGAAGACATCCGCAGCCCCCGCGGGTCACTTGTATGTTGCAATCACATCTAG